One genomic window of Sporosarcina ureae includes the following:
- a CDS encoding DoxX-like family protein, producing the protein MKSKPIYVEIPIHAPLQRVWDASQDPELHAQWDVRFSSIYYVPKEEDQPQRFTYTRTVGPFITVEGWGESSGTAHLDSGSRSSSLHFGTNQKISPIREGRGYWKYEPMEEGTKFLTQYDYQTNFGKVGQLMDTVFRPLMGYATAVSFDVLKRWLERGETPISQYRRYFTMQLLTVFFAFLWIYQGLVPKLLAMHPQEKAMVASGLSLSDALATNAVYVIGLAEVVFGVVWLLYRNKRHLLLLQLLAFPLLTIAAFIAAPETAVHPFNPITFNVALIVLTSIGFLLSKDVPTAASCKRKR; encoded by the coding sequence ATGAAATCAAAGCCGATTTATGTAGAGATTCCCATACATGCTCCGCTACAGCGAGTGTGGGATGCTTCCCAAGATCCAGAGTTACATGCGCAATGGGACGTGCGCTTTTCTTCTATTTACTATGTACCTAAGGAAGAAGACCAACCGCAACGGTTTACCTATACACGAACGGTGGGTCCGTTCATCACAGTAGAAGGATGGGGTGAGAGTAGTGGAACCGCTCATTTGGACAGCGGGTCGCGCAGTTCTTCGTTACACTTCGGCACGAATCAAAAAATCTCACCGATACGTGAAGGACGCGGTTATTGGAAGTACGAGCCAATGGAAGAGGGAACGAAATTTTTGACGCAATATGATTATCAAACGAATTTTGGCAAAGTGGGACAACTAATGGATACGGTGTTTCGACCGTTAATGGGCTATGCGACTGCAGTAAGTTTTGATGTGCTGAAACGATGGCTCGAGCGGGGAGAAACTCCAATTTCGCAATATCGACGCTATTTCACGATGCAACTTCTGACAGTATTCTTTGCTTTCCTATGGATATATCAAGGGCTTGTTCCTAAACTCCTTGCGATGCATCCGCAGGAAAAAGCGATGGTGGCGAGCGGTCTGTCGCTTTCGGATGCATTAGCTACAAATGCTGTGTATGTGATCGGCTTGGCTGAAGTAGTATTCGGTGTGGTTTGGTTGCTTTATCGCAATAAACGGCATCTTTTGTTGTTGCAGCTACTCGCTTTTCCATTATTGACTATTGCAGCCTTCATAGCTGCTCCAGAAACTGCTGTTCATCCATTTAATCCGATTACGTTCAATGTAGCGTTAATCGTGCTGACAAGTATTGGTTTTCTTCTGAGTAAGGATGTGCCGACAGCGGCGTCTTGTAAAAGAAAGAGGTGA
- a CDS encoding DUF4166 domain-containing protein has product MSIYKKVLAADFSRLHPMLQKRYAFEESVFRASGTMNRITGGPKWLFPLFLWGARRKFVFPESGTAISFTIVNSSFVSLAGNEEIHWERKFSFPNKTRYFNALMSLDEKQMVVKDYLGEPPLFYSDLGFTVEDGGALKIESLDQRLVLGKIEISLPKFLQGLATVVESYDERSEVFRITVDVKNPLIGTVCSYEGEFTEDA; this is encoded by the coding sequence GTGTCTATTTATAAGAAAGTATTGGCAGCAGATTTTTCTCGCCTTCATCCAATGCTTCAAAAAAGATATGCCTTTGAAGAATCGGTATTTCGGGCATCAGGAACGATGAATCGCATAACAGGTGGTCCGAAATGGCTGTTCCCACTTTTCTTATGGGGCGCGAGACGAAAGTTTGTTTTTCCGGAAAGTGGCACGGCTATTTCGTTTACGATTGTTAATTCATCGTTTGTCTCTTTAGCAGGCAATGAAGAAATTCATTGGGAACGCAAATTTAGTTTTCCTAACAAGACACGCTATTTCAATGCTTTAATGAGTTTGGATGAAAAACAAATGGTCGTGAAAGATTATCTTGGTGAACCGCCGTTATTTTATTCTGATTTAGGATTTACTGTCGAGGATGGTGGCGCATTAAAAATTGAATCATTGGATCAACGGTTGGTACTCGGCAAGATCGAGATTTCATTGCCGAAGTTTCTGCAAGGGTTGGCGACGGTTGTAGAGTCGTATGATGAACGGAGTGAAGTTTTTCGAATTACTGTCGATGTAAAGAACCCGTTAATAGGGACAGTATGTTCATACGAAGGAGAGTTTACCGAAGATGCGTAA
- a CDS encoding YndJ family protein, which translates to MRKFVVLHVLLFLLAIAFSDSPWPYSILMVAQLVYIPVLLRLLCTERDWFWKYYPYVAIPAYTAVVLEQVVSTKWDGWIASFYLLFTLYVALYGVVRFLRRGFTNIEEFAMDLGLVYLAMGGGWYFAFVAGLDLGFSPLLTWLTAIHFHYSAFILPVFVGWIGRLHSSRVYQWAIVALLAAPMIVAVGITFSRWIEIFSVLLYMYGFAVIIRIVWQLPFACRLQKWLLRLAFSALAVTISFSMLYVLSTGFEIFSVTIDFMLRFHGVLNCIIFALFGIIGWSLHLPPARFIPPTFPVSQIRGRQVADEIGQIGRHRGLSDDVTVYGLSPATVSPVIIRFYEQTTDFKLYASIRWHHWFKPFAFMYSFLSKRIQQINLPLHSEEVEMTGAIYTVDESLDGRKQVRVWERKVGEQTIFTAFYSQHTTNEQTYMNIALPLPYSTMTGILELHAVNGGLQLTSKRRKTASDAGVYFSFNSKGLCRLPLEETFFIEEMENGTLKATHQMWIFSLPFLTIDYSIVEQ; encoded by the coding sequence ATGCGTAAATTTGTCGTGCTCCATGTGTTGTTGTTTCTACTGGCTATTGCTTTTAGTGATTCTCCGTGGCCGTATAGTATATTGATGGTTGCGCAACTTGTGTATATCCCTGTTTTGTTACGACTCCTCTGTACGGAGCGTGATTGGTTTTGGAAGTACTATCCGTATGTCGCAATACCTGCTTACACCGCAGTAGTACTTGAACAGGTAGTTTCTACTAAATGGGATGGGTGGATTGCTTCATTCTATTTATTGTTTACGTTATATGTAGCTCTCTACGGAGTGGTTCGGTTTCTGCGTCGCGGCTTTACGAATATAGAAGAGTTTGCGATGGATCTAGGACTTGTCTACTTAGCTATGGGGGGCGGCTGGTATTTCGCTTTTGTAGCAGGGCTGGATCTTGGATTTAGTCCGTTGCTTACATGGTTGACTGCTATCCATTTTCATTATTCAGCTTTCATTTTACCCGTTTTCGTCGGATGGATCGGGCGTCTACATAGTTCGCGTGTGTATCAATGGGCCATAGTTGCATTGCTTGCGGCACCGATGATCGTGGCGGTGGGTATTACATTTTCACGATGGATTGAAATATTTTCTGTCTTGCTGTATATGTATGGTTTTGCGGTGATCATTCGAATCGTTTGGCAACTTCCTTTTGCATGTCGTTTGCAGAAGTGGCTACTACGATTGGCGTTTAGTGCATTAGCTGTGACGATTTCGTTTTCCATGCTGTATGTACTGAGTACTGGTTTTGAAATCTTTTCCGTAACGATTGATTTCATGCTTCGTTTTCATGGTGTGTTAAATTGTATCATCTTTGCTTTATTCGGCATCATCGGCTGGTCACTTCACTTACCACCAGCGCGTTTTATACCGCCGACGTTTCCGGTCAGCCAAATTCGCGGAAGACAAGTTGCGGATGAAATCGGTCAGATCGGTCGGCATCGCGGGTTGTCCGATGATGTAACCGTTTACGGACTATCTCCTGCAACGGTTTCTCCAGTAATTATACGCTTCTATGAACAGACGACAGACTTCAAGCTGTATGCTTCCATTCGCTGGCATCATTGGTTTAAGCCGTTTGCCTTTATGTATTCATTCCTCAGTAAACGTATACAACAAATTAATTTGCCGCTGCATTCTGAAGAAGTCGAAATGACGGGTGCTATTTATACGGTGGACGAAAGTCTGGATGGTCGGAAGCAAGTGCGTGTATGGGAACGGAAAGTTGGTGAGCAAACGATTTTCACTGCTTTTTATTCGCAACATACAACCAATGAGCAGACGTATATGAATATTGCGCTACCATTGCCTTATTCTACAATGACGGGAATTTTAGAGTTGCATGCTGTCAATGGCGGGTTACAATTGACCAGCAAACGGAGGAAAACCGCTTCAGACGCAGGAGTGTATTTTTCTTTTAATAGTAAAGGGTTATGTAGATTACCATTGGAAGAAACGTTCTTCATTGAGGAAATGGAAAACGGTACATTAAAAGCTACCCATCAAATGTGGATTTTCTCACTTCCTTTTTTGACGATTGATTATTCTATTGTGGAGCAATGA
- a CDS encoding PepSY-associated TM helix domain-containing protein, producing MKKGTYNRFWRWHFFGALFMAPLLITLTLSGIGYLFYNDVEKVAYKDLFFGNSEETSQLTIDEGISLVKHENEGFEVSKIMIMDEPYNTRLTLKSDSGEEKYVFLDEHNEIVGSQNPKYTYANIMRNIHSSLFVGGTVVNYLVELAACWAIFLLFSGLYMTFKSRALKKPKKSTRRLQFKRIHALIGTIITIPMIILIFTGLPWSAFMGNFIYTASQEHPSIGTPLLQQQPPTSDMSEIPWATRKEEAPTSEKPDPHANHGGNEDMPGMDMVHNGIAVEELMEKVQGEKISKPYSIVYPFSEDGVFTVSKGSNTGVTGLDVNPAEEMTSYFDQYSGNLISKVGYGEYGILAKWFTWGIPLHEGHLFGLPNKIINLIVCLAFLFLIFYGFRMWLLRKRKGNMSAPPKTTSKISIGFIVLMVFLGVIMPLFGISLLVVLAIEGILYLVRRAKDATRTE from the coding sequence ATGAAAAAAGGTACATACAATCGTTTTTGGAGATGGCACTTTTTTGGTGCTTTGTTCATGGCTCCACTTCTGATTACACTCACGTTGAGCGGAATTGGGTACTTGTTTTACAATGATGTCGAAAAGGTTGCGTACAAGGATCTTTTCTTTGGGAACAGTGAAGAAACGTCCCAACTAACGATTGACGAAGGAATTTCTCTCGTGAAGCATGAGAATGAGGGATTTGAAGTTTCGAAGATTATGATTATGGACGAGCCGTATAACACGAGACTCACTCTAAAGTCCGATTCAGGCGAAGAGAAATACGTATTTTTAGATGAGCATAACGAAATAGTTGGCTCTCAAAATCCAAAGTATACGTACGCTAATATTATGAGAAATATTCATAGTTCGCTCTTTGTTGGCGGAACTGTCGTCAATTACTTAGTGGAATTAGCTGCATGCTGGGCAATCTTTTTATTGTTTTCCGGACTATATATGACATTCAAAAGTCGTGCGCTAAAGAAACCGAAGAAATCAACACGTCGACTCCAATTTAAACGGATTCATGCTTTAATTGGAACCATCATCACTATTCCCATGATCATTCTTATTTTCACGGGGCTTCCTTGGTCCGCATTCATGGGGAATTTCATCTATACTGCCTCTCAAGAACATCCTTCTATTGGAACGCCGTTGCTACAACAACAGCCACCTACTTCCGATATGAGTGAGATTCCTTGGGCAACTCGTAAAGAAGAAGCCCCTACATCCGAAAAACCAGACCCACACGCGAATCATGGTGGAAATGAGGACATGCCAGGAATGGATATGGTCCATAATGGGATTGCTGTTGAAGAATTGATGGAAAAAGTACAAGGTGAAAAGATTTCAAAACCGTATTCGATCGTCTATCCGTTTTCTGAAGATGGTGTGTTTACAGTATCGAAAGGAAGTAACACCGGTGTAACAGGGTTAGATGTAAATCCTGCTGAAGAAATGACTTCATATTTTGATCAATACAGCGGCAATTTGATTTCCAAAGTAGGCTACGGGGAGTACGGCATCTTAGCGAAATGGTTCACATGGGGAATTCCGTTGCACGAGGGTCATCTGTTTGGCTTACCAAATAAAATTATTAATTTAATCGTGTGTCTGGCATTTTTATTCCTAATTTTCTACGGGTTCAGGATGTGGTTGTTACGCAAGAGAAAAGGAAATATGTCGGCACCGCCTAAGACGACGAGTAAAATTTCGATAGGGTTTATTGTGTTGATGGTATTTTTAGGTGTCATCATGCCACTGTTCGGGATTTCATTGTTGGTCGTACTTGCGATTGAAGGGATTTTGTATTTGGTTCGTCGTGCGAAAGATGCTACGCGGACTGAGTAA
- a CDS encoding squalene/phytoene synthase family protein — protein sequence MKTEAKLQKEAMKVLKETSRTFYIPIKLLEPNIREAVASAYLCMRAIDEIEDHEQLDVQIVIDLLNKVSDILDRTIATGESMASALDELFAPHRDQLPEVTLRLADWVEFCPETARNKVLESTAIMGRGMAKWAGKDWVIETREDLDDYTYYVAGLVGVMLTDIWRWYDGTETDRDLAIGFGRGLQSVNILRNYKEDAVRDVNFFPNDWKLPEMFAYAEENLALADAYIEDIHTKTILNFCNIPLALAHSTLDALKEGREKMSRIEVVAVVNKAIQK from the coding sequence ATGAAAACTGAAGCGAAACTACAAAAAGAAGCAATGAAAGTCCTAAAAGAGACAAGCCGTACATTCTACATACCAATCAAACTACTCGAACCAAACATTAGGGAAGCCGTTGCGTCTGCGTACTTGTGTATGCGTGCAATCGATGAAATTGAAGACCATGAACAACTGGACGTACAGATTGTCATCGACTTACTGAACAAAGTAAGCGATATACTAGACCGCACGATCGCAACAGGCGAATCGATGGCGTCTGCACTGGACGAGTTATTCGCACCACACCGCGATCAGTTGCCTGAAGTGACATTGCGTTTAGCTGACTGGGTAGAGTTTTGTCCAGAAACGGCGCGTAATAAAGTGCTCGAATCGACTGCGATTATGGGTCGTGGCATGGCAAAGTGGGCAGGTAAGGACTGGGTGATTGAGACGCGTGAAGATCTCGATGATTATACGTACTATGTCGCTGGATTAGTTGGCGTGATGCTTACAGATATTTGGCGCTGGTATGATGGCACCGAGACGGATCGTGACTTAGCTATTGGCTTTGGTCGTGGGTTGCAATCTGTTAATATTCTTCGCAACTACAAAGAAGATGCGGTGCGTGATGTGAACTTCTTCCCGAATGACTGGAAGTTGCCGGAAATGTTTGCGTATGCTGAAGAGAATTTGGCGCTCGCTGATGCGTATATTGAAGACATCCATACAAAGACGATTTTGAACTTCTGTAATATTCCATTGGCACTTGCGCATAGTACGCTTGACGCACTGAAAGAAGGACGCGAGAAGATGTCGCGAATCGAAGTCGTAGCGGTCGTCAACAAGGCGATTCAAAAGTAA
- a CDS encoding LytS/YhcK type 5TM receptor domain-containing protein — protein MLDLLIIMFERVGMIVAVAFLLTRYRFFQHMIHQDVLDRRQELTAILFFGLFGIFGTYFGVALDMQTFHFENMSWQLATDEAIANSRVIGVVVAGLLGGYRLGIGAGLIAGIHRMSLGGFTAISCGISTIISGILAGYFYKKGKRIRPLLAFTIGAAAEALQMLLIVVMAQPFEKAFALVQTIGVPMILANGMGTALFMLIAYNVISDQEKVTALQAQKTLRIADQTLGYLRTGMRKDTAEAVCSILLDELKPGAVAMTNKTDILAYVGSKGTIRQGLIQTDITRQVIREGQLIVTDSVAPDHPSISASEAVVIAPLKTRGETIGTLKLFYPSRTAITDVTIELIAGLAALLSNQLEIAEADDAYQLAKEAEIQALQAQISPHFLFNSMNIILSLIRTNPDEARKLLSSLSFFLRQNLEVTTAKMVTLQQELAHVEAYLMIEEARFIDKLKICIDVDPHVMQEKIPPLTLQPIVENAMTHGIKDLDANAMVHILIHERDDAIHIMVQDNGEGIVPARLAMLGQEPVRSEKGTGLGLYNVNRRLKMTFDKNSGLTIKSTPNEGTKISFQIPKSEVNEYDGNDSRIGRR, from the coding sequence ATGCTCGATTTACTGATCATTATGTTTGAACGGGTCGGCATGATTGTGGCGGTCGCTTTCCTTCTTACTCGTTATCGATTTTTCCAACATATGATCCATCAAGATGTATTGGATCGTCGGCAAGAGCTGACGGCGATACTCTTTTTTGGATTGTTTGGGATTTTCGGAACGTATTTCGGCGTGGCGCTAGATATGCAGACGTTTCACTTTGAAAATATGTCTTGGCAACTCGCTACAGATGAGGCGATTGCGAATTCTCGTGTAATCGGGGTAGTCGTCGCAGGTTTGCTTGGTGGATATCGACTTGGGATCGGTGCTGGACTCATCGCTGGGATTCACCGAATGTCTTTAGGTGGATTCACGGCTATTTCATGCGGAATATCGACTATTATTTCAGGTATTCTTGCGGGTTACTTCTATAAGAAAGGCAAGCGTATTCGTCCGCTTTTGGCATTCACGATTGGAGCAGCTGCGGAAGCGTTACAAATGTTGCTCATTGTCGTGATGGCACAGCCCTTTGAGAAAGCGTTTGCATTGGTTCAGACGATTGGCGTGCCGATGATTCTGGCGAACGGCATGGGGACTGCGTTATTTATGCTCATTGCGTATAACGTCATTAGTGATCAGGAAAAAGTGACCGCGTTGCAAGCACAGAAAACATTGCGTATCGCAGATCAGACGCTTGGCTATTTACGGACAGGTATGCGAAAAGATACGGCCGAGGCGGTATGTAGTATTCTCCTAGATGAATTGAAGCCAGGTGCTGTCGCGATGACGAATAAAACGGATATTCTCGCGTATGTCGGATCCAAAGGTACGATTAGGCAAGGTTTGATCCAGACTGACATCACACGTCAAGTGATACGAGAAGGTCAGCTCATTGTCACTGATTCTGTCGCTCCTGATCATCCGAGTATCTCTGCATCCGAAGCCGTCGTCATTGCACCACTTAAAACACGCGGTGAAACGATTGGCACGTTGAAGTTATTTTATCCATCACGTACGGCAATTACCGATGTCACGATTGAATTAATCGCTGGACTCGCTGCACTACTTAGCAATCAACTTGAAATCGCCGAAGCAGATGATGCCTATCAACTGGCGAAAGAAGCGGAAATTCAGGCGTTGCAAGCGCAAATTAGTCCGCATTTCTTGTTCAATTCGATGAATATTATTCTTTCTTTGATACGGACGAATCCGGATGAAGCGCGTAAACTGCTGTCATCGCTGTCGTTTTTCTTACGTCAGAATCTTGAAGTTACCACTGCGAAGATGGTCACGTTACAGCAAGAACTGGCGCATGTTGAAGCATATTTGATGATAGAAGAAGCGCGTTTCATTGATAAATTGAAGATTTGTATCGACGTCGATCCGCATGTCATGCAGGAGAAGATTCCGCCATTGACGTTGCAACCGATCGTTGAAAATGCGATGACGCACGGTATTAAAGATTTGGACGCCAATGCGATGGTCCATATTTTGATACATGAACGAGACGATGCCATTCATATTATGGTACAGGATAACGGTGAGGGAATCGTTCCAGCGCGTCTCGCTATGCTTGGACAGGAACCAGTTCGGTCTGAAAAAGGTACTGGGCTCGGCCTCTATAACGTCAATCGACGCCTGAAGATGACGTTCGATAAAAATTCAGGCCTCACAATAAAAAGTACACCGAATGAAGGAACAAAGATTTCATTCCAGATTCCGAAGTCGGAGGTGAACGAATATGACGGAAACGATTCGCGTATTGGTCGTAGATGA
- a CDS encoding LytR/AlgR family response regulator transcription factor: MTETIRVLVVDDERYAREEMIYLLGRFERVKVVGEADSGESAIIKAMQLQPDVVFLDIEMPKVDGMEVAKTLGALKKVPLIVFATAYPQFAAEAFRVHAMDYLLKPYDEEQLRQTIARVKELLHRTQHETSPKPLDRLPVETEGEIHYIPIRDILYVHREEKWTKIVTSTRDYETRMTLKELENKLMYSSFFRIHKSILVNLVHVSSLTPWFNGAYQLEVDQRPEKLSVSRNYVKELRQRLEG; this comes from the coding sequence ATGACGGAAACGATTCGCGTATTGGTCGTAGATGATGAAAGGTACGCGCGCGAAGAAATGATTTATTTGCTTGGACGATTTGAACGGGTGAAGGTTGTCGGAGAAGCGGATTCTGGAGAGTCGGCGATTATCAAGGCGATGCAGCTACAGCCGGATGTCGTGTTCCTCGACATCGAGATGCCGAAAGTCGATGGAATGGAAGTGGCAAAGACGTTAGGTGCACTGAAAAAAGTGCCATTGATTGTCTTCGCGACTGCTTATCCGCAATTCGCGGCAGAAGCATTTCGTGTCCATGCGATGGATTATTTACTGAAGCCGTATGATGAAGAACAACTGCGACAGACGATTGCGCGTGTAAAAGAGTTGCTGCATCGAACACAACATGAAACATCACCGAAACCGCTGGATCGTTTGCCTGTCGAAACGGAAGGCGAAATCCACTACATCCCGATTCGCGATATTCTTTATGTGCATCGAGAAGAGAAGTGGACGAAAATCGTTACGTCTACGCGTGATTACGAAACGCGCATGACATTGAAAGAACTCGAAAACAAATTGATGTATTCATCATTTTTCCGCATTCATAAAAGTATTCTCGTGAACCTCGTGCACGTCAGTAGTTTGACACCTTGGTTCAACGGAGCGTATCAGTTAGAAGTGGATCAGCGTCCAGAAAAATTGTCAGTTAGCCGAAATTATGTCAAAGAATTACGGCAGCGTCTCGAAGGATAA
- a CDS encoding carbon starvation protein A, with translation MITFLFSIVLLIVGYFTYGKYIVNMFGVKEERATPAYTSADGVDYVPMSTNKNSLIQLLNIAGVGPIFGPIMGALYGPVAFIWIVVGAIFAGAVHDYLTGMISIRNRGAHLPELAGKFLGKAMKHIVNAFALLLLILVGTVFVSAPAGLLYNLMNGWMAMGIIVALIFLYYILATLLPIDKIIGRFYPLFGALLVISAVGIGGMMIIKGVPIPELTFANLHPDNIPIFPLLFLTISCGALSGFHATQSPIISRTTKNESQGRKIFYGMMIAEAIIAMIWAAAGMALFNGVTLNELLAAGGPAVIVSEVSITMLGAIGGTLAVIGVIILPITSGDTAFRSARMIVADYIKYPQAKIMSRLWIALPMFAISIALTQVDFNILWRYFSWANQSTAVIALFVGAMYLFIAGKNYWVALIPGTFMLMATTTYILNAAIGFGLPMNVSLIGATVISIFLVALFFNAAVKARTAQIPLEEDITNWESTRTI, from the coding sequence ATGATTACATTTCTATTTTCTATCGTATTATTAATAGTCGGATACTTTACGTATGGTAAGTACATCGTCAACATGTTCGGCGTCAAGGAAGAGCGAGCTACGCCAGCGTATACGAGCGCGGACGGAGTCGATTACGTGCCGATGAGCACGAACAAGAACTCATTGATTCAATTATTAAATATCGCAGGAGTTGGCCCGATTTTCGGCCCGATTATGGGCGCGTTATACGGCCCGGTCGCATTTATCTGGATTGTCGTCGGCGCGATTTTCGCAGGCGCTGTACACGATTATTTGACAGGCATGATCTCGATCCGAAACCGCGGAGCACACTTGCCTGAACTGGCAGGAAAATTCCTTGGCAAAGCGATGAAACATATCGTCAATGCGTTTGCGTTATTATTACTCATCCTAGTCGGTACGGTATTCGTTTCGGCACCCGCAGGATTGCTATACAACCTGATGAATGGTTGGATGGCGATGGGAATCATCGTTGCACTTATTTTCCTTTATTATATTTTGGCGACATTATTACCGATCGATAAGATCATCGGTCGTTTCTATCCACTTTTCGGCGCACTACTTGTGATCAGTGCGGTCGGTATCGGCGGCATGATGATTATCAAAGGTGTTCCAATTCCTGAATTGACATTTGCGAACTTGCATCCAGATAATATTCCGATCTTCCCGTTACTATTCTTGACGATCTCATGTGGAGCGCTTTCTGGTTTCCATGCGACACAGTCTCCGATTATTTCCCGGACAACGAAGAATGAAAGCCAAGGTCGCAAAATTTTCTACGGTATGATGATTGCTGAAGCAATTATCGCGATGATTTGGGCAGCGGCTGGTATGGCGTTGTTCAACGGTGTGACACTAAATGAATTGCTTGCAGCTGGTGGACCAGCAGTTATTGTTAGTGAAGTATCCATCACGATGCTAGGTGCTATCGGTGGAACACTTGCCGTGATTGGCGTCATCATTTTACCGATCACATCAGGCGACACAGCATTCCGTAGTGCACGCATGATTGTCGCGGACTATATCAAGTATCCACAAGCAAAAATCATGAGCCGTCTATGGATCGCGCTTCCGATGTTCGCTATCTCGATTGCACTAACTCAAGTAGATTTCAACATCTTATGGCGCTACTTCTCTTGGGCGAATCAGTCCACCGCCGTCATTGCGTTATTCGTAGGTGCCATGTATCTCTTCATTGCCGGTAAGAATTACTGGGTTGCACTCATACCTGGCACGTTCATGCTGATGGCTACGACGACGTATATACTGAATGCAGCCATTGGATTCGGTTTACCGATGAATGTCTCCTTAATCGGAGCGACTGTTATCTCGATCTTCCTAGTAGCCTTGTTCTTCAACGCTGCGGTGAAAGCTCGAACCGCACAAATCCCGCTAGAAGAAGATATTACAAACTGGGAGTCTACTCGAACGATTTAA
- a CDS encoding helix-turn-helix transcriptional regulator, which produces MNKQTVMDLVSPRLKLIRTEMDYTQDQMAEIIGISKKTLVQLEKGRQEIGWAAAVVVCALFRESALLRSVMGDDPIELAEMAVHEEIHSRETAASASINWWTEIGQWQQYKLQQHTAGGHYRIIGADQKRLFSTGDREKALAEFKKYMDIL; this is translated from the coding sequence TTGAATAAGCAGACAGTCATGGACTTAGTGTCGCCCCGCTTGAAGTTAATTCGAACAGAAATGGATTATACGCAAGATCAAATGGCGGAGATTATAGGCATTTCAAAGAAGACGTTAGTACAGTTAGAGAAAGGTCGTCAAGAAATTGGTTGGGCTGCAGCAGTAGTAGTTTGCGCGTTATTTCGCGAAAGTGCTCTGTTGCGCTCGGTCATGGGAGACGATCCGATTGAGTTAGCTGAGATGGCTGTACATGAAGAAATTCATTCAAGAGAAACAGCAGCGAGTGCGTCTATTAATTGGTGGACGGAGATCGGACAATGGCAGCAATATAAATTGCAACAGCATACGGCGGGTGGACATTATCGTATTATAGGAGCTGATCAAAAGCGTTTATTTAGTACGGGAGACCGCGAGAAAGCTTTGGCTGAATTCAAAAAATATATGGACATATTGTAA
- a CDS encoding NRDE family protein: MMCLLAFQLQSHPKYQLVMMANRDEAYGRPTAPANFWSDYPDILAGRDLEQMGTWLGINTQGKVAALTNYRDFALPQTGKFSRGHIVSSYLQSNLSAHDFMEQLHTHREDYAGCNVLVGSAEEMFYYSNIEQSIQQLPNGTHGLSNALLNTPWPKVDKTKALLAEYLQQVETIDRDILFGMMQRAERFPTELLPDTGVGEDLESLLSSIFIASKDYGTRCTTVLTIDQENHVEFEERTYEKGAFITAQKFSFHIEKPAHS, from the coding sequence ATGATGTGTTTACTGGCATTTCAATTGCAAAGCCATCCGAAGTATCAACTGGTTATGATGGCGAACCGAGATGAAGCATATGGACGTCCAACAGCACCAGCAAACTTCTGGAGTGATTATCCAGACATTTTAGCAGGACGTGATCTTGAACAAATGGGCACATGGCTCGGCATCAATACACAAGGAAAAGTCGCTGCATTAACAAATTATCGCGACTTCGCGCTACCGCAAACAGGCAAATTCTCACGCGGTCATATTGTATCTTCCTATCTACAATCCAATCTATCCGCACATGATTTTATGGAACAACTGCATACACATCGAGAAGATTATGCGGGTTGCAATGTCCTGGTAGGATCCGCTGAAGAAATGTTTTACTACTCGAACATCGAGCAATCCATCCAACAACTACCTAACGGCACACATGGACTTAGTAACGCCTTGCTTAATACACCATGGCCGAAAGTGGATAAAACAAAAGCTTTGTTGGCAGAGTACTTGCAACAAGTAGAGACGATAGATCGGGATATATTATTTGGCATGATGCAACGAGCGGAACGATTTCCGACTGAACTACTACCTGATACCGGCGTAGGTGAAGATCTCGAGAGCTTGCTGTCTTCGATATTTATCGCATCAAAAGACTACGGCACACGTTGCACGACTGTACTGACAATAGATCAAGAAAATCATGTGGAATTTGAAGAGCGCACATATGAAAAAGGCGCTTTTATAACGGCTCAAAAATTCTCTTTCCACATCGAAAAACCGGCTCACTCCTAA